The following coding sequences lie in one Arachis stenosperma cultivar V10309 chromosome 5, arast.V10309.gnm1.PFL2, whole genome shotgun sequence genomic window:
- the LOC130981160 gene encoding uncharacterized protein LOC130981160, with product MNFQLPRQFTLPTTLTPYDGLGDPKQHVKKFRSIMIVNGASDPILCRCFPSFLDGPALDWFCSLPADSISRFQELARQFEDHFAASAIYLHDSDYLTTIKQGPQESLKDYITRFTKVAMRIPDLHPEVHLHVIKSGLRPGKFQETIAVAKPKTLAEFREKAKGQIDVEELRQARKTERSPASKDDDKSQDNKKAFKPVPRYDSYTQFNAKRDDIIKEILNSKLIRPPRKADNYPESKGVDKSKYCTFHQKHGHTTDECVIAKDLLERLARQGHLDKFITGHMQRNTIPTPDTSAAGTSSKGKEKAPAQPRGVINCISRGYAGGGHTSSARKRTYRAMLAVTDAPSNPRPTINTPEVVFKSTDLNGVDANLDDPVVISIQLGDLIVRKVLLDPGSSADVLFFTTFEKMKLSNNILQPYLGDLVGFSGERVPVLGSVWLQTTLG from the coding sequence ATGAATTTTCAATTGCCAAGGCAATTCACCCTGCCGACGACCCTGACACCATACGATGGACTAGGAGACCCGAAGCAGCACGTCAAAAAATTCCGATCTATTATGATCGTCAACGGTGCATCCGACCCAATTTTATGTCGCTGTTTTCCGTCATTTTTAGATGGTCCTGCACTTGACTGGTTTTGCTCTTTGCCTGCAGATTCTATATCGCGATTCCAGGAGCTGgcgaggcaatttgaagatcatTTTGCCGCATCAGCAATCTACTTGCACGATTCGGACTATTTGACAACCATTAAACAGGGGCCGCAAGAAAGCTTGAAGGATTACATCACGCGATTCACCAAGGTCGCCATGAGAATTCCCGATCTCCACCCAGAGGTTCACCTTCATGTCATTAAGAGCGGCCTCCGCCCCGGCAAGTTTCAAGAAACTATCGCCGTAGCAAAGCCTAAAACCTTGGCTGAATTTCGGGAGAAGGCTAAAGGTCAGATTGATGTTGAAGAGCTCAGGCAAGCACGAAAGACAGAAAGATCGCCTGCAAGCAAGGATGACGATAAATCCCAAGATAACAAGAAAGCATTCAAGCCAGTCCCTCGTTATGACTCATACACCCAGTTCAACGCAAAAAGGGATGATATCATCAAGGAGATACTAAACTCTAAATTAATAAGGCCTCCTCGAAAAGCTGACAACTATCCGGAATCAAAGGGAgttgacaaatcaaaatactGCACTTTCCACCAAAAGCACGGACACACAACCGATGAATGCGTTATTGCTAAGGATCTCCTAGAACGACTGGCAAGACAAGGACATCTCGACAAGTTCATTACAGGACACATGCAGAGAAACACCATCCCAACACCTGATACATCAGCAGCAGGCACATCCtcgaaaggaaaggagaaagctcCGGCACAACCTAGAGGGGTAATAAATTGCATTTCAAGAGGTTATGCTGGAGGTGGACACACAAGCTCAGCCAGAAAACGAACTTATCGGGCCATGTTAGCAGTAACAGACGCTCCCAGCAATCCTCGGCCGACGATAAACACCCCAGAAGTGGTCTTCAAATCAACCGACTTAAATGGTGTTGACGCCAATCTAGATGACCCTGTCGTCATTTCTATTCAGTTAGGAGATCTGATAGTACGAAAAGTTTTACTCGACCCAGGAAGCAGTGCGGATGTTTTATTTTTCACCACCTTCGAAAAAATGAAGCTGAGCAACAATATTCTGCAACCGTATCTTGGAGACCTGGTCGGATTCTCAGGAGAACGAGTTCCTGTGCTCGGATCGGTGTGGTTACAGACCACACTCGGATAA
- the LOC130980139 gene encoding uncharacterized protein LOC130980139 isoform X1, with amino-acid sequence MATLQESGNSSSTLKEWEFDVFLSFRGPETRYGFTGYLHKALCEKGIRTFMDLEDLISGNKIQQTFARAIESSRIAIVVFSEHYADTSFLLRELVKLLECSQRYGQFVLPIFYLVDPGDVRHQRGSYEKAMAVHEERFKDKAPIWRAALRDAANLSGLHYKGDEFEYEFIEKITKQVLAIIKEDMLPVVADYPVRPESQVQASFDSASSFSVSRQYQYHVFLSFRGCDTRYRFTGSLFKALLDNKIHTFMDDVGLHRGNDISRTLIEAIKGSRIAIIVFSENYADSTYCLDELVKILECHESDDQFVLPVFYEVDTNDVRRQTGSYGEAMAKHEEKFKDDKSKVEKWKRALHEAANFTGFCFKGKKYEHEFIAKIVGVVSKEIKRVALPVADYPIGLESQVSKVKSLIFSDGYDGVHMIGIHGNGGSGKTTIAHAIYHLIANGFESICFLENVRENSYKHGLVHLQDILLSNIFERKNLKSTSVEQGISNIKHWLQQKKILLILDDVDKIEQLQALAGKPDWFGRGTRVIITTRDKDLLVCHGIQRIYQLENSNPESNITASARKDNTEQVVEKIISGQVNGSLEPPFSEDTNVDRSKQVSVIQAQSNAQVICQFNENQAEFCHTRFLERIESANISLKVKEELEVKDLSLCAKLASLEEKKRELEEQIRAVKAEISDSTAERQLLREKELAMEKS; translated from the exons ATGGCTACTCTGCAAGAATCTGGCAACTCTTCTTCTACCTTGAAGGAATGGGAATTCGATGTGTTCCTCAGCTTCAGAGGCCCTGAAACTCGCTACGGTTTCACCGGCTATCTCCACAAAGCTCTCTGTGAAAAAGGAATCCGCACCTTCATGGATCTTGAGGATCTTATCAGTGGCAACAAAATCCAGCAAACATTTGCTCGGGCAATTGAAAGCTCCAGGATTGCCATCGTTGTGTTCTCAGAGCATTATGCTGACACTTCTTTCTTGTTGAGGGAACTTGTGAAGCTACTGGAGTGCTCTCAACGTTATGGCCAGTTTGTTCTTCCGATTTTCTATTTGGTGGATCCCGGTGACGTGCGGCATCAGAGAGGTAGCTATGAGAAAGCAATGGCGGTGCACGAGGAGCGGTTCAAGGATAAAGCACCAATATGGAGAGCCGCTCTTCGTGACGCAGCCAACTTATCCGGCTTGCATTACAAAGG ggatgaatttgaGTATGAATTTATTGAAAAGATCACTAAACAGGTGTTAGCAATTATTAAAGAGGACATGTTACCTGTTGTTGCTGATTACCCAGTCAGACCAGAGTCCCAAGTGCAAGCTTCCTTTGATTCAGCATCATCTTTTTCTGTCTCAAGGCAATACCAATACCATGTTTTTCTCAGCTTCAGAGGCTGTGATACTCGCTATCGTTTCACTGGCAGTCTCTTTAAAGCTCTCCTTGACAACAAAATTCACACCTTCATGGATGATGTAGGCCTTCACAGAGGGAATGATATATCAAGAACACTCATTGAGGCAATTAAAGGCTCCAGGATTGCCATCATTGTGTTCTCTGAGAACTATGCTGATTCTACTTACTGCTTAGATGAACTTGTCAAGATCTTGGAGTGCCATGAGTCAGATGACCAGTTTGTTTTGCCAGTTTTCTATGAGGTAGATACCAATGACGTGCGACGACAGACAGGTAGTTATGGGGAAGCGATGGCTAAACATGAGGAAAAGTTCAAGGATGACAAATCAAAAGTCGAAAAATGGAAGCGTGCTTTGCATGAAGCAGCTAACTTTACTGGCTTTTGTTTCAAAGG AAAAAAATATGAACATGAGTTTATTGCGAAGATTGTTGGAGTGGTTTCAAAGGAGATTAAACGTGTTGCTTTACCTGTTGCTGACTATCCAATTGGACTAGAGTCTCAAGTGTCGAAAGTAAAATCGCTTATATTCTCTGATGGCTATGATGGTGTCCACATGATAGGGATTCATGGAAATGGTGGATCAGGAAAAACAACAATAGCTCATGCAATTTATCATTTGATTGCTAATGGTTTTGAAAGTATATGTTTTCTGGAAAATGTGAGAGAAAATTCATATAAGCATGGTTTAGTACATCTTCAAGATATACTTCTTTCCAACATATTCGAAAGGAAGAATCTCAAATCAACAAGCGTTGAACAAGGAATTTCAAATATAAAGCACTGGCTCCAACAAAAGAAGATCCTTTTGATTCTAGATGATGTTGACAAGATAGAGCAGTTACAAGCTCTTGCTGGAAAACCTGATTGGTTCGGCCGTGGAACTAGAGTCATCATTACGACACGAGACAAAGATTTGCTAGTATGCCATGGCATTCAAAGAATATATCAGCTGGAGAATTCAAATCCG GAGTCAAATATCACTGCATCTGCAAGAAAAGACAACACAGAACAAGTGGTTGAAAAAATCATCAGTGGCCAAGTCAATGGTTCATTAGAGCCTCCATTTTCAGAAGATACTAATGTTGATAGAAGCAAACAAGTGTCGGTTATTCAAGCTCAATCAAATGCACAAGTCATATGTCAGTTTAATGAAAACCAAGCAGAGTTTTGTCATACACGTTTTCTAGAAAGAATAGAAAGTGCCAACATCAGTTTGAAAGTGAAGGAGGAACTTGAAGTTAAAGACTTGTCTTTGTGTGCTAAGTTGGCATCTttggaggaaaagaaaagagaacttGAAGAGCAAATTCGTGCAGTAAAAGCTGAGATTTCAGATTCTACAGCAGAGAGACAGTTGCTAAGAGAAAAAGAGTTGGCAATGGAAAAAAGCTGA
- the LOC130981158 gene encoding disease resistance protein RPV1-like, protein MKLSYVLSRNKYEHEFIGKIVEVVFREIKRVSLHADYPIGLESQVSEVKSLLFSDGYDGVHMVGIYGNAGSGKTTIAHAIYHLIANGFESICFLENVRENSYKHGLVHLQNILLSNIFERKNLKSRNIEHGISTIQHWLQQKKKTLLILDDVDKIEQLQALAGKPDWFGSGTRVIVTTRDKHLLESHGIKRIYVMENSNSESNISASAGKDNREQLGEKSTFGDQINGSLEPLVSEDISLERRKQASVIQAESNTEVIGCNENQADICHTHFPERIDNGRKEVPNEDRDVDMVEKSLSAQLESLEEKKRELKSKSAPQKLRLQVFTTKTQLVRA, encoded by the exons ATGAAGTTGTCTTATGTATTGAGCAGGAATAAATATGAACACGAGTTTATTGGGAAGATCGttgaagtagtgtttagggagATTAAACGTGTCTCTTTACATGCTGATTATCCAATTGGATTAGAGTCTCAAGTGTCAGAAGTAAAGTCGCTACTATTCTCCGATGGCTATGATGGTGTCCACATGGTAGGGATTTATGGAAATGCCGGATCAGGCAAAACAACCATAGCTCATGCAATTTATCATTTGATTGCTAATGGTTTTGAAAGTATATGTTTTCTTGAAAATGTGAGAGAAAATTCATATAAGCATGGTTTAGTACATCTTCAAAACATACTTCTTTCCAACATTTTCGAAAGGAAGAATCTCAAATCAAGAAACATTGAACATGGAATTTCAACAATACAGCACTGGCTCCAACAAAAGAAGAAGACCCTTTTGATTCTAGATGATGTTGACAAGATAGAACAATTACAAGCTCTTGCTGGAAAACCTGATTGGTTTGGCAGTGGAACTAGAGTCATCGTTACAACCCGGGACAAACATTTACTAGAAAGCCATGGGATTAAAAGAATATATGTGATGGAGAATTCAAATTCG GAGTCAAATATCAGTGCATCAGCTGGAAAGGACAACAGAGAACAACTGGGTGAAAAAAGCACTTTCGGTGATCAAATCAATGGTTCGTTGGAGCCTCTAGTTTCTGAAGATATTAGTCTTGAAAGGAGAAAACAAGCTTCTGTAATTCAAGCAGAATCAAATACAGAAGTCATAGGTTGTAATGAAAATCAAGCAGACATTTGTCATACTCATTTCCCAGAAAGAATTGATAATGGTCGAAAGGAAGTGCCAAATGAAGACAGGGATGTCGATATGGTTGAGAAGTCTTTGTCCGCTCAGTTAGAATCTttggaggaaaagaaaagagaacttAAGAGCAAATCCGCGCCACAAAAGCTGAGATTGCAGGTTTTCACAACAAAGACACAGTTGGTAAGAGCCTAA
- the LOC130980142 gene encoding uncharacterized protein LOC130980142 — protein sequence MVGTAKKEDMEAFYASIEAETTPLSHLREPPRTRPSKKTLKAWQLLRDLVSKKFSLLHHPATHGLMRDTLKHLLNLRRGERVSSRTMAILQQLSKSFGHWSLDYDNANNKIKSVDKSISKAEKANQGLEANVRKFKEIVTDEKALCTKLATLEQKKRELEDQIKTMKAEIAEFTKRRDKVAKRKREVFENGKLLRSKCDGLRNKLPRLKAGTEWAFVTETNIEAEWSKLAKRVLQSTSFVEDWI from the coding sequence ATGGTTGGGACTGCCAAGAAGGAAGATATGGAAGCATTTTATGCTTCCATTGAAGCAGAAACCACTCCTTTGTCACATCTACGTGAACCTCCTAGAACTAGGCCAAGTAAAAAAACCCTGAAAGCATGGCAGCTTCTGCGAGACCTTGTGAGTAAAAAATTCTCTCTTTTGCATCACCCTGCAACTCATGGACTGATGAGAGACACTCTCAAACACCTGCTCAATTTGCGACGGGGTGAAAGAGTTTCTTCAAGAACAATGGCAATATTACAGCAACTTTCAAAAAGTTTTGGTCACTGGAGTTTGGACTATGACAATGCCAACAATAAAATCAAGTCAGTGGACAAAAGCATTTCGAAAGCAGAGAAAGCAAACCAGGGTCTCGAAGCTAATGTAagaaaattcaaggaaatagTGACGGATGAGAAGGCTTTGTGCACTAAGTTGGCCACTTTGgagcaaaagaagagagagcTTGAAGATCAAATCAAAACAATGAAAGCTGAGATTGCAGAATTTACTAAGAGGAGGGACAAAGTTGctaagagaaagagagaagtgTTTGAGAATGGAAAACTGCTGAGAAGTAAATGCGATGGTTTGAGGAATAAGCTGCCAAGGTTGAAAGCTGGGACAGAATGGGCATTTGTAACAGAAACTAATATTGAAGCTGAATGGTCAAAGCTTGCAAAACGAGTCCTTCAAAGCACAAGTTTTGTTGAAGATTGGATCTAG
- the LOC130980139 gene encoding disease resistance protein Roq1-like isoform X2 produces MASLFFRFSIWWIPVTCGIREVAMRKQWRCTRSGSRIKHQYGEPLFVTQPTYPACITKAWLSTSALILCRDEFEYEFIEKITKQVLAIIKEDMLPVVADYPVRPESQVQASFDSASSFSVSRQYQYHVFLSFRGCDTRYRFTGSLFKALLDNKIHTFMDDVGLHRGNDISRTLIEAIKGSRIAIIVFSENYADSTYCLDELVKILECHESDDQFVLPVFYEVDTNDVRRQTGSYGEAMAKHEEKFKDDKSKVEKWKRALHEAANFTGFCFKGKKYEHEFIAKIVGVVSKEIKRVALPVADYPIGLESQVSKVKSLIFSDGYDGVHMIGIHGNGGSGKTTIAHAIYHLIANGFESICFLENVRENSYKHGLVHLQDILLSNIFERKNLKSTSVEQGISNIKHWLQQKKILLILDDVDKIEQLQALAGKPDWFGRGTRVIITTRDKDLLVCHGIQRIYQLENSNPESNITASARKDNTEQVVEKIISGQVNGSLEPPFSEDTNVDRSKQVSVIQAQSNAQVICQFNENQAEFCHTRFLERIESANISLKVKEELEVKDLSLCAKLASLEEKKRELEEQIRAVKAEISDSTAERQLLREKELAMEKS; encoded by the exons ATGGCCAGTTTGTTCTTCCGATTTTCTATTTGGTGGATCCCGGTGACGTGCGGCATCAGAGAGGTAGCTATGAGAAAGCAATGGCGGTGCACGAGGAGCGGTTCAAGGATAAAGCACCAATATGGAGAGCCGCTCTTCGTGACGCAGCCAACTTATCCGGCTTGCATTACAAAGG CCTGGTTGAGCACAAGTGCTCTTATAttgtgcagggatgaatttgaGTATGAATTTATTGAAAAGATCACTAAACAGGTGTTAGCAATTATTAAAGAGGACATGTTACCTGTTGTTGCTGATTACCCAGTCAGACCAGAGTCCCAAGTGCAAGCTTCCTTTGATTCAGCATCATCTTTTTCTGTCTCAAGGCAATACCAATACCATGTTTTTCTCAGCTTCAGAGGCTGTGATACTCGCTATCGTTTCACTGGCAGTCTCTTTAAAGCTCTCCTTGACAACAAAATTCACACCTTCATGGATGATGTAGGCCTTCACAGAGGGAATGATATATCAAGAACACTCATTGAGGCAATTAAAGGCTCCAGGATTGCCATCATTGTGTTCTCTGAGAACTATGCTGATTCTACTTACTGCTTAGATGAACTTGTCAAGATCTTGGAGTGCCATGAGTCAGATGACCAGTTTGTTTTGCCAGTTTTCTATGAGGTAGATACCAATGACGTGCGACGACAGACAGGTAGTTATGGGGAAGCGATGGCTAAACATGAGGAAAAGTTCAAGGATGACAAATCAAAAGTCGAAAAATGGAAGCGTGCTTTGCATGAAGCAGCTAACTTTACTGGCTTTTGTTTCAAAGG AAAAAAATATGAACATGAGTTTATTGCGAAGATTGTTGGAGTGGTTTCAAAGGAGATTAAACGTGTTGCTTTACCTGTTGCTGACTATCCAATTGGACTAGAGTCTCAAGTGTCGAAAGTAAAATCGCTTATATTCTCTGATGGCTATGATGGTGTCCACATGATAGGGATTCATGGAAATGGTGGATCAGGAAAAACAACAATAGCTCATGCAATTTATCATTTGATTGCTAATGGTTTTGAAAGTATATGTTTTCTGGAAAATGTGAGAGAAAATTCATATAAGCATGGTTTAGTACATCTTCAAGATATACTTCTTTCCAACATATTCGAAAGGAAGAATCTCAAATCAACAAGCGTTGAACAAGGAATTTCAAATATAAAGCACTGGCTCCAACAAAAGAAGATCCTTTTGATTCTAGATGATGTTGACAAGATAGAGCAGTTACAAGCTCTTGCTGGAAAACCTGATTGGTTCGGCCGTGGAACTAGAGTCATCATTACGACACGAGACAAAGATTTGCTAGTATGCCATGGCATTCAAAGAATATATCAGCTGGAGAATTCAAATCCG GAGTCAAATATCACTGCATCTGCAAGAAAAGACAACACAGAACAAGTGGTTGAAAAAATCATCAGTGGCCAAGTCAATGGTTCATTAGAGCCTCCATTTTCAGAAGATACTAATGTTGATAGAAGCAAACAAGTGTCGGTTATTCAAGCTCAATCAAATGCACAAGTCATATGTCAGTTTAATGAAAACCAAGCAGAGTTTTGTCATACACGTTTTCTAGAAAGAATAGAAAGTGCCAACATCAGTTTGAAAGTGAAGGAGGAACTTGAAGTTAAAGACTTGTCTTTGTGTGCTAAGTTGGCATCTttggaggaaaagaaaagagaacttGAAGAGCAAATTCGTGCAGTAAAAGCTGAGATTTCAGATTCTACAGCAGAGAGACAGTTGCTAAGAGAAAAAGAGTTGGCAATGGAAAAAAGCTGA